DNA from Malus sylvestris chromosome 11, drMalSylv7.2, whole genome shotgun sequence:
ATGATGTCATGATCACCATCAGCTTCATAAAATAATTGTGAGTAGTCAAAATTGCGAGGTGGAAGTTAATCCTTATCATTCATGACAGGATAATTCTGATCTATACTGGCCGGACTAGCAAGTGAAGAATCCATAGTGGAATCGGCAACAAAGTAGTTTGGCTAGTCTTGTGTAACAAAGTGGTGTGGCTGATTAGTGAACCCAGTCATAGCAGTCTGCGGCGAATCATGGTGAGAGAAAACAGTACCACTATCTGAGTGGGCTCTAGTCTGTGTTTAGCCTCTAGTGACGTTACTAATTGACGATATTATCTGATATCCATGAACTATCAACCGATATTCATGAACTATCAACCGATATTCAGgcggtatgatttctgataccagACACATGCTAGTATCTGGAAATGATACCCTTATGCCAGAACTCTGATTTACAGTATTAGGGTAGcgaataatattaaaattatcgtATATACGTCAATTAGCGGCACGACTAATAGACTAAATAACAGCAATTGCTGAAGCCGAAGAAACTATATTTTAGAAAGTTAGGAATAAGCTTTGTATTAGGACAGTAAACTCATAGTTGTCTTTACCTTATCACCTATCTAAGTGAATAGAATCTCTTCTATTAGCCACCTTCTGGATCACTTCCACGGGTAGATAGGAGAATCGAAGTATGAGTTAATTTCTCACTATTAGAGTGAGCTGAGTAATTAGAAAGCTGTAAGGACCTATTAGCACGTGGCGTGGTGAAAGGAAATATTATGGTACGTTTTGAGGACAAACATTCAAGCGTCATATTCCAAAGCCTTGCCTGAAATATTATCATCGATCTAATTTTTCATATTACACTAGTTTTCCTTGCGTTCATTCGAGCAACTCCTACCATTTGGAAGAATTTAGTTATTAAAGCTTACCAATTAAGGAATTACCCAATCAAACACTTTATCTAGGGAATTTCAAACCTATTCACGAAAGTGAAAGACTCAACCCTAGGTTTGTACCTAGACTTTGGCCACTTGATCGAGTGACGATTAAAGACCGTTATACACTACCTCGAACTATTGATCTAGTCAACCAACCTTTGTAACTCGAGTTTGTCTCCGTGATATGACGAATTCATAATGGCTTATTATATGACCTTTTTATCTACCTTGGCAGTGAGATCAAATTCTTTAAGCTCTATTAGTCAGCTTTATACCAGATTCCTCGAATGCAAACTTTGATTAAGTTGATACTCTTTTTGGGAGATATGATCTCAGTAGATGAGATTCTTTTCTTCTCCCAAAAAGGTTGTAGCGGAAGAAAGTCAGAATTTTCACAAGTTATTGTGGAATTACGAGATATCTTTGGTTTTGTCGATTTAATCGACGATTagttagagatttttttttttactatagtATCCTTCCTCACTTTTTGGTCGAGGAAAGTTAGTTTAGTTTGGAAAGTCGGAAATAAATAAAGTTTCTGACAACCGAATTGTTGTCTCATTTCATCATAGCTTTACACTCTTGGATGACGTTGATCTTTTGAAGATTCGTGACAATGTATCTTTGAATGTTCAGCTGTGCAGAGGCAGCATGACGGATTAACACTTATATTTCCAATGTGTAGAATTGTTTGGAATGAGTCATCTTATCTTATCTATGACTTGGAGTCAACATTTATCATCTTTGCCTGAAAATCAAGTGACATTTCTCTGTGGAGAACGTGTCCAAAATTCTTATCAACCTTAGGATTTCTTAAGTACATTTACTCTTAGAATGAGCTAAGTTTCTGACAGTGGTAGTAGAAGAACTAAATCAATATTTACAAGTGCATTATCGTGTATTAGTCCGATTGTACAAAAAGGACATATCTACCCTTGAACACTTTCAGTTTATTCTATCCTATTTTAGTTGGAAAATTCGAGTATCGTTATGGCGTTACCTTTAACCTATCAAGAAATAGTTTGAATGATTATAATCCCTTTTGTTATATGAATGGAGTTGGGAAGTATCATTATACCCTCTCAGTACAAGGTATTTTGTATGTGTAGAGAATGTGAAAATCAATAATCATGATGTTGAACCAATGCTATACTTATATGGTTTTCAATTGGTGGTAGCTTTACTTAAGTGGAAAGTCGTATTCTTCCAGCCTCAAAGTTTAAAGTGTTGACGATGATTTCATTCCTGAAAATGGGCGTtgaaatttcaacaacaaaacacTTGAGAAGACAACTAAGATAGAAGTGGGATGTTGTTAACTTTTCCATGTGATGTGATCAAGAAGTTCTTGTTGTGACATGATCAAATGTGGAGGTAGGAAAGGAATAAAATCGAGGTTCCCTTTGATGTGTTTGAAGAGAATCCTTATTCTAGATACACCACGCTTTTGATTAACGTTGAGAAGATATTGAGGATATGGAGTTCAAACTTCCTGGACAACCACAAAATTTTTTAATTGCATCCAGAGGATGATGGCATTATGAGGAGGCTACTTCTAGACTtctatacaagttcaagcaaatagaaatccaacaagATTATCATCTTGGTGTATTTATATATCATCGTGCTACATGTTTCACTTCCAAGCCTTTGGAAGACTTTATGAAAATTATGAGTATTAGATGTTGTTAGTATCACATTTATACCCTTAGACTAACGATTAGCCTGAAACAAGTTACTCAGATCTTAGTGGACGAATTGCATCTTGTTCGTTCCACCATTAGCTTCGTTGTCGCATACCATTATTTCTATTTTAGTTGCTTGTGACTACGGTTACAATTTTGGCTTAGCTACGACACCATTGGAGCTAATATACAGAGACTTTATGCACAATGCATATTTGATAGACGTTTACTTTTGTTAGAGTTATGGGTAACTACAGTTACATTCCTGCTTTGGAGTATGGCATCATTCGAGATATAGTATAAATATTGTATGCGCGGCTTGTGATTTATAGAAGAGTATTACGAACAAGTATTTGAATGATCGAGATTGTGATGAagaaaattttatgttattgaCAATGTATGCGTAATTCCCAATGGGGGGcatgatggtaatattgcaccctcgAGAATTGTTacttgcttatcgagacaacagtgagttatcggtattgcgggctgcagactgtAATATCAATAACTTATTCATTACGTTCGTTTAGCAAGTAAACAAGTAGGTCATTCTACGTTAGTATTtatatttacttatttaattagttatttattgtttgggctCAACCCAAAGATAATACATGCTTATTTTCAAAGTACGTTACGCTACGAGTGCATTTGTGAAAAATATTTTATGTTCGTTTTTTATTTCAATACAACTACTTTAACTTTACTTCACTACATACATATTCTAATGTTATGTTTTATACGTCTATTTTTGGACCCtatgttttaataaaatattatattttggcatgatactgaaggagaaagaaagttGAGCTTGGAGGTATGAAAGAGGAATAATTGCAATCCGATCGCAAcggaatgacattctcttttatgcagcCGCTCTAACTTGATATCTCCTTCACGTATGTATTTTTCTACTGTCTTTTCACTACTTTTGTCTAgtaaatgattttaaatttcggggacaaaattttcttaagggggtagGTTGATACAGCCCGTCCTAAATCAAGGTATATATTTTATCACTAAGCATGTAAAATGACAATAATGCCCTTGTGATTTAGTGATGTGGATGGACATatatagttttaaattattCCCTCGCTTGCGAAATTAAATGGTGCTCGACGTCACTAGCATGTTGACATGAATTAATAACGAGTATGAGTGCAAATCTATTTTTTCGGGTTGGTTATTTCTTCTTTGGACCCATTTTTAGGGCCTTAACTCAATGGCCTAATTAAGGGCCTTATTACTCCCTCCACCCGTGCCTTTTTCCCCGTCATTCCAGAAACTTCCTTTTCTCCCTCACTCTCCCGCACCTCTCCTCCTCTCGGTGATCTCGTCCCCGACATCGCACACACGCACATACATATTTGCACCTATTGCAACTATCAAAATTTCTCCATTTCTTCCTCACACCCCATACTCAACCTTTCTCACCCTTTGGAATTGTGTACTTTTCGTATGGTAACTTTGTCGGAATCTCGAACCTTTCGACCAAGGTAAGTTTGGAATTTCCAACCTCAAATCCTTCTCACGTTGAACTCCTAATgatatttttaatcttaaatagAAGGTTTGTGGGTGATTTAATACAGATTTCATCTTGGGGAAGAATTTCCCCAGATTTGTGGAAAGTGAACAGTGGTTGTTTGGCTCAAACCAAATTTCCAACCAACTCCGGTTCTTCGTTGGGTCTCTTAAGGGTATGATTCTCTCTACATTTctaacttcaaaatggcttttgaatcatcAAGTTTGGTTTAGTATCGAACTAGAAACTAGCTAGGAAATTTAGgaaaattttttgaattttctggAATTCTTGGACCCGTGACCATTTGGCAACTTTTAGACCACTTTTCCGACGAACCCTGTCTATGTCACGACCCCAAATGGGTATAGATATATTCCCTGCATTCCTAAATTTACTTAGGCTTTTGaatcatgaattttggttgagaatcgagctcAAAATGAGCTCTAGAAGTCTTGCGTTCCAAACTGCAAAAGTGCAGATTTTTGCGAGGaagaaggcaaaaaaaaaaaaaagaatctgtTAGGCCAGCCCAACCTTTAAACCATTTCAAATTGGACCTAAGCCATTTAATTGGTTTAGGCCTTACGTTCAAAATCGATTAAGTCCATTTAGTTTTAAGTTGGGTTTTACACTTAAACTAGATTAAGTCCAAaacttattctaaaaatatgaggatgCTTGTGGGGTTGAGTAGGCCacaatggtatattcaaacaccccaattgagcGACATATGAGAAATTGATCCTAGGTTTTGTATATGTGCTATcgaattaacgttaaattagttgtttcacatattgGTGAGACGTTTTTGGAGAACGAGCGTAGCCAGGCAAGACACGGGGGCTACGACCTAGctataccagtgagtgggcttttcgTTATTTCTTACTGAGATTTGACATGGTATATTTGTGCATTTGTTATTTCGAATATGGTTTTGAGATATAAACATgcatgctattttctgggaagtatacaggttttacggcgaaggGTTATTGCCTTTGATAATTgaaatggtttttgaaaagctttgtttttgcccactcacactttctgttttgcgcccgtCCAGGTTTTAATCACTGAAAGtttgtatcgacgaggattcttggcaaatctcaagATAAGTGGCTACTTCTGAGGGTATAATCCTTATCCACTATATAGTATTTGCTTATGCTCTaatgtcacgtgtgaagtgggttcattccagCTCACCaccgcactctggtatttaggcacttttaggtttaaattaattcacatttttccacaccaTCACACTTGATGGCTTCGTCACATTCCAGATgttggccagcacagctcgattcgaagtCCTAATGGGCGTtccgggtcgaggtgtgtcatatGGACCGtggagaataaaattgggctcaaCCTTGGGGTTAGGCTTTGAagtgtactaattaattgatgattaatatataattaattatcaaaagatgggctctaataattaaattctttaatttttaaataattttgaatttaattaattaattaatttttatatcaacagactcatcttttcaAAAGAAGTCTGAAGTGATGAAAGAATGCCAAagagcaaagcacccctctGAGAAGATGTCTTCTAACAGATACATCACATTCTCATACTTGTTGCGAACATGCATAAacctattatatatacatccatttgCATGAAATTTAGAacatagaaaaataaattttttttttctacaatcCAAAACATAtttactgagagaaccacaaaGAAATTTGCTAGAAGTCAAGTTTTCTGGTGCTGGAATTTCTGACTTAGACCATTGAATCCTGGTaaagcagacgtccgtagaactacaagcattgagtagagacgaaatttctgtttcaagaacATTGTGGTACGCAAgcttcgatcttcaatttgtctgtttaatattatttcattttgttcatactttgttaatttatttattcgcatttattatttattagcatatataaatgtaTCATTGATTGTTGATATTTATCCAACATAGTATacgtatacatatacatatacatacatatatatatatatatgcaaggttctaaaagatgctaTGCGCTAGTCAGACGGCGGTCTGGAACCTAGCGCCTAGTCGGCTAGGTAGGGCTTAGGGGGGTCTAGGcagatttaaataaatttattatacatcacacaaataagttattatcTATACTTAAATGATACCTATTGTATTGGGAGACATATAAACTGCAAAATAAAGTGAACTATAAATTATATAGTATTAAAACATATTGAGAACATagggaacaaacatataatgagtgttcatttgagtattcaacaagtctcttacattttattgaaaaaataaaatgcaaaaataaaagttatcaaTTTTCTATATAAGTGAGATTCACAACTTGGGTGGCTAGGCCTAGGCGGTCTAAGCAATGCTTGGGTGGGCTAGGCAGACGCTTAAGCAAGCTTATgagccctttcttaattttcaaacgcctaaggATTAATAAGGATGGTGGCCTAGGCTGCGCTaggcggagatttttagaacggggtgtaaatatatatatatatatatatatatatatatatatatatatatatatatccgcAAATTCAAGAGAATTAAAAATCAGTTAGGGATATATATCAAATAATTGGCCCGATTACAACTAAAGCACTAAAGAAAATCAGTATAAGGCAGCACCtacagaaacaaaacaattaacttAGGACCCACTCAAGCTTACCCATACAATTCTTTGGTCCTTTTTCTCTTTCATTCTTCTTGAGACGACCCAAAATTGTTCCACATTTGATTAATCTTCGGTTTCATTATATTCTGAAAATCATTCACTACTGGTTCTGCATCCACTACGAAGTCAATGTAGGTCTTTATGCATAAACGTATCTTGGTTTCCATCTCATCTACAATTTCTGGTAGTGCTTTCATCAACCATGTCAACACTTCATTCGAAACTGGGACGCTCAAAGCAGCCTCCGTCTTTGAAATCACTGGAGAAACTACTCTCAGAATTTCAGTAAGCGTTATTATGCAGAAGCATTCATACAACTCGGTTCCATAATTGTAACCTTCCATAGTAGCCAATCTTCCCCCAATTGCTCGCATCCtcctcttgttaattttgacCAATTCGTGAAATGCTATTCTCAGGAGACCAGTGACTCTTTTGTTTACAGCACAACTCTCCCAATCGATTACGCTCTTTTGGGCTGATAGCAAACGGCTGAACTCTTGGAACTTGTCTACCATCTCATCCGATCCTTGCGACATCAGCAACATAATATCAACAACGCAGTGAGAGAGCCGTGTCCCAATCCTAAATATATGACTTCTAAATTTATATTTCCCATCATCCGATTTTGCGTGCGGTTGCGAACACTCTTTAAGCCACTGCACAAGACTCTTTCCTCCTCCCATGGAATTAATCCCGCAGCCAGCACTAGCCCTAGAAGACCCTTCCATATCTCTTCAATCTTGTTCTCCTGCACAAAGGAACgtccaaaagaaaataaataaaaggaattaACGTATATAAAAGGAAGTTCCGTAGGTTTAAAGTTGTGATGATTTAATGATTTTAAGGAATTAAAGATGTTTCCTGAAATTAGTGAATCTTAGAAAGAATCATTCCCgtaccttcttccttccttccttcctgcGTACGTTTCTTTCCTCACCTCCAAGTGgcgttattttttattttttattttttaaataaacgatattatctacgttAAAGTTAGTAAGATGGGAGAGTTGGCTAAGCCtaccaataatgtggtttaaatttgtttttaacgagaatcaaacttaaaatcttTTATTGTAAAGTGGACAAAGGTCTTAAGAGACCTTTTACTGTAAAGTGGACAAGGGTCTTAAGAGGCCTATTTAAACTTGATATTGGTATATTGGCTGGATTAGGTAGGGGTGTTCTTTTAAAGGTCTGGTTCTCTTTCAATATATAGATGTGAACGAGCGGGATTTACTCGAAAGAAAAGGAATTCGACTCCAGATATATATAGTCTTGCACTTTTGCTTGCCTAATCCACTCATGACATTTATCAATTCCAATTTATTTCATAATATTTGTTTCCTATGAAGAAAATTATGTCGATCTTTACTAAAAAAACGAATAATACTAGATAGACCACATTTTTAAATTAGATTGGTCTATCATCTCATGTGGCAAGTAATATATACAACTAATATCCAATCAGATATATTTATAGGTAAGTTGGTCAAAAgccaataaaaattcaaaagccaaTAAAAATTTACTATTTAGCGTTATatcaattttatgtttttgttttggacttaataaatgatatatttatgtatagCTCAATGATGAATGACAGGTGAGCTTTAAATCATTATAAATAGTTATAACTTAACTCTTCTAtcctcctctctctttctcacttaGAATGTCACATGGGCTTAAGCCAGTATAAATATTGTTGGAAAAACATATCCAACGATATTAGCCTAAGGCCTCTTATTCTTGGAATGCATTCCTTTAAACAGATGAACCAAATTGCAACATTCAACAAAGAAACATTGAATTGAAGCTTGATAATGAAATAAGACATATCACCTTAAGGAGACGATGTTGTCATCGTAATTAGCAAGTAACTTCAACCGAATATCATTCTGAAGTATCTATTCTAGAAAAACACTCCACTTTGCCGAATCATACCAGAGTAATCTCGAATATTGGACCGTATGTCACCTGATTTTGGTAGTCCTTcaaaattcataatttcattataTGCATCTGCACCGTCTGTCACCTATTAGAGCCAAACACCATTCCATTTCAAACCAGGAAATGGTTACTACAACGCAAGGATGTTTGAAtctaaatgtaaaaaaaaaaacaaaaaaagaaccaGGAAATGGACACGGCATTACATTGTTTCAACCCAAATGTCAAAATGGACTCGTAAGAAGCGTGTAAGTGATGAAAAAAAACGAAACCAAGAAATTGACACTGCAATGCATCCAAGAGTAAAACGAAACCAGGAAATGGACATGGCATTGCAGTGTCTGAACCCAAATGTCAAAATGGACACGTAAGAGTCGTGTGAGTGATGAAAAAAAACGAAACCAGGAAATAGACACTGCAATGCAGCGTCTGCGTCCAAGAGTAAAACACAGAACCAGGAAATGGATACTGCAGCGCAGTGTCTGAATTCGAATGTAAAAACTAACGCGTAAGAGACGTGTgagtgatggaaaaaaaaaaacaaaacaaaattaagaaatggacACTGCAACGCAGCGTCCAAAtccaaaagtaaaaacaaaccAGGAAATGGATATTGCATTGCATTGTCTAAATCTAAATGTAAAAATGAACGCGTAAGAGGCGTATAAGTGAtggaaaaaatgaaacaaagaaCTGGACACTATAAAACAGCGTCTAAATccaaatgtaaataacataatGAGGAAAGAACGTTGTTGATATTTTAAAGTTACTTGAGAGGACAACGATTAAGTTGAAACCATTGAGAAAGTTGAGTGGAATGTCACTACATCACCTCCAGTGAATATGGTACGAAGCATATTTTGGAGACCATGGTTTAGCTCCCTGAATAGAGTGCACCATGTGGTCGGCCAAAGCCGTGCGATTTGAGCAGTTCTTTGCTTTGATGCACTGTATATTGTATTCCACCCATGGGCATCATCTTACTCGTATTAAGATTGTACATTCAAACGTACCATGCCAAACGTGCTTCTTGGGAAAGTTGATTCTTAGATCATGCCCCACAAAGATGTGAAAGACTATTTTCtatagtggattcaagggaatatgtgtggactaatctaacaaaaaaCCAGACCATATAAACATTatattggttttggttgatgtatCGACATAATGGTCACATGTCTATTGTCCACATGCCAATGTTGCTAATCTTCTAGCACTAATTTTTAGGTTGCGAGCTTACTACCCTCAATTATCCCATAATGTCTGAGGGACTAGGATAGTGCAGAGTTTACATCAAAGAACCTTTCAATTATTTCATATATTATGGGATTGAAGTCAGGTCTGTTGTTTCCCATGCTCACACCCAAACTGCCTCGCAAAAGTGGTCATAAAACGGGCAATGTATACCACACCTCAGATTTTGCGCAGGGCTATGCAATCTAGGAGTAATGTTGGTCCACCTAAAGGCCATCGACACTTAACCCTTTTTTTCGCACTTACGCATTTAGATGTGTGTTTTATGTGCCACTTGTGCTGCTGCAATAATACGGGTCTTCAAAACTcttagggtgtgtttgtttggcATCACTAGCCCTCACTGAACTAGACTGGACTAAGTTTACTCCAATCTTGTGTTTG
Protein-coding regions in this window:
- the LOC126591094 gene encoding uncharacterized protein LOC126591094, which produces MEGSSRASAGCGINSMGGGKSLVQWLKECSQPHAKSDDGKYKFRSHIFRIGTRLSHCVVDIMLLMSQGSDEMVDKFQEFSRLLSAQKSVIDWESCAVNKRVTGLLRIAFHELVKINKRRMRAIGGRLATMEGYNYGTELYECFCIITLTEILRVVSPVISKTEAALSVPVSNEVLTWLMKALPEIVDEMETKIRLCIKTYIDFVVDAEPVVNDFQNIMKPKINQMWNNFGSSQEE